From a single Cnuibacter physcomitrellae genomic region:
- the pepN gene encoding aminopeptidase N, producing the protein MPGENLTRDEARERAELLEVRSYDVVLDLTTSPETFRSTTTVRFSAREGASTFIDAITRAVHGVTLNGRSLDPAVVADGVRIQLDGLAADNELVVDADMIYTNTGEGLHRFVDPVDDEVYLYSQFEVPDSRRMFAVFEQPDLKAEFTFTVTAPDYWEVVSNSPTPEPVPGPDSTATWTFEPTPRISSYITALVAGPYIVERSELTSADGRTIPLGVFSRASLAQYMDADYIFEKTREGFAFYEEQYDFPYPFAKYDQLFVPEFNAGAMENAGAVTFTETYVFRSKVTDAVRERRVVTILHELAHMWFGDLVTMRWWNDLWLNESFAEYMSTLATAEATEWKEAWTTFAAMEKSWAYRQDQLPSTHPIVATINDLEDVQVNFDGITYAKGASVLKQLVAWVGQKEFMAGVAAYVNKHQFSNTVLNDLLVELEATSGRDLASWSKLWLETAGVNTLRPEFSVDTDQRFTSFAVLQEAPADYPTIRPHRLAIGFYSLQDGTLVRTHREELDVDGERTEVPQFVGMERPDLVLLNDDDLAYAKIRLDEASLDVAIEHLASIEDPLARSLVWGSVWDSTRDAETRGRDFVRLVLGNIATETESTTIRTVLGQLVLTATQYVAPEVRDETVAMAATSLWKLALAAESGSDAQFQFVKVFAALAGTEEQLENVSHLLDGTVELDGLDIDTDLRWELLIALVAGGKAGADEIQATLDADNTASGQQSAAHARAAIPTVTAKEAAFASLVDVDTAPNAIVRATGLGYQRAADPSVLEPLVAPYFEALQRIWETRSYAIAASVINGLYPAPLANTALRDATLAWLDKNPEPPALRRILIENLAGVERALAAQARDAR; encoded by the coding sequence GTGCCTGGCGAGAACCTCACCCGCGACGAAGCCCGAGAGCGAGCCGAGCTGCTGGAGGTGAGGAGCTACGACGTGGTGCTCGACCTCACCACCTCGCCCGAGACGTTCCGCAGCACCACCACCGTCCGGTTCAGCGCCCGCGAGGGGGCCTCGACGTTCATCGACGCGATCACCCGCGCGGTCCACGGCGTGACGCTCAACGGCCGATCCCTCGACCCGGCCGTCGTCGCGGACGGCGTGCGCATCCAGCTCGACGGTCTGGCGGCCGACAACGAGCTCGTCGTCGACGCCGACATGATCTACACGAACACCGGTGAGGGCCTGCACCGCTTCGTCGACCCCGTCGACGACGAGGTCTACCTGTACTCGCAGTTCGAGGTCCCCGACTCGCGGCGCATGTTCGCCGTGTTCGAGCAGCCCGACCTCAAGGCGGAGTTCACCTTCACCGTGACGGCGCCCGACTACTGGGAGGTCGTCTCCAACTCCCCCACGCCCGAGCCCGTGCCCGGTCCCGACTCGACCGCCACCTGGACGTTCGAGCCGACGCCGCGCATCTCCTCGTACATCACTGCGCTCGTCGCCGGCCCGTACATCGTGGAGCGCAGCGAGCTCACCAGCGCCGACGGCCGGACCATCCCGCTCGGCGTGTTCAGCCGCGCCTCCCTCGCCCAGTACATGGACGCGGACTACATCTTCGAGAAGACCCGCGAGGGCTTCGCGTTCTACGAGGAGCAGTACGACTTCCCGTACCCCTTCGCGAAGTACGACCAGCTCTTCGTGCCCGAGTTCAACGCGGGCGCCATGGAGAACGCGGGTGCGGTCACCTTCACCGAGACCTACGTCTTCCGCTCCAAGGTGACGGATGCGGTGCGCGAGCGCCGCGTCGTCACCATCCTCCACGAGCTCGCGCACATGTGGTTCGGCGACCTCGTCACCATGCGCTGGTGGAACGACCTGTGGCTGAACGAGTCGTTCGCCGAGTACATGTCGACGCTGGCGACCGCCGAGGCCACGGAGTGGAAGGAGGCCTGGACCACCTTCGCCGCCATGGAGAAGAGCTGGGCGTACCGCCAGGACCAGCTGCCCTCGACCCACCCGATCGTCGCCACGATCAACGACCTCGAGGACGTCCAGGTCAACTTCGACGGCATCACCTACGCCAAGGGCGCCTCCGTGCTCAAGCAGCTCGTCGCCTGGGTCGGGCAGAAGGAGTTCATGGCCGGCGTCGCCGCGTACGTGAACAAGCACCAGTTCTCGAACACCGTGCTGAACGACCTCCTCGTCGAGCTCGAGGCCACGAGCGGGCGCGACCTCGCCTCCTGGTCGAAGCTCTGGCTCGAGACCGCGGGCGTCAACACGCTCCGTCCGGAGTTCTCGGTCGACACCGACCAGCGCTTCACCTCGTTCGCCGTGCTGCAGGAGGCCCCGGCCGACTACCCGACGATCCGCCCGCACCGTCTCGCGATCGGCTTCTACTCGCTGCAGGACGGCACGCTCGTCCGCACCCACCGCGAGGAGCTCGACGTCGACGGCGAGCGGACCGAGGTCCCGCAGTTCGTCGGCATGGAGCGTCCGGACCTGGTGCTCCTGAACGACGACGACCTCGCGTACGCGAAGATCAGGCTCGACGAGGCGTCGCTCGACGTCGCCATCGAGCACCTCGCGTCGATCGAGGACCCGCTCGCCCGCTCGCTGGTCTGGGGCTCGGTCTGGGACTCCACCCGCGACGCCGAGACCCGCGGCCGCGACTTCGTCCGGCTCGTGCTCGGCAACATCGCGACCGAGACGGAGTCGACGACCATCCGCACGGTCCTGGGTCAGCTCGTGCTCACGGCCACGCAGTACGTCGCGCCCGAGGTGCGCGACGAGACGGTCGCCATGGCCGCCACCTCGCTGTGGAAGCTCGCCCTGGCCGCCGAGTCCGGGTCGGACGCCCAGTTCCAGTTCGTCAAGGTCTTCGCGGCGCTCGCCGGCACCGAGGAGCAGCTCGAGAACGTCTCGCACCTGCTCGACGGCACCGTCGAGCTCGACGGACTCGACATCGACACCGACCTGCGTTGGGAGCTGCTCATCGCCCTCGTCGCCGGAGGCAAGGCCGGGGCCGACGAGATCCAGGCCACGCTCGACGCCGACAACACCGCATCCGGTCAGCAGTCGGCCGCGCACGCCCGTGCCGCGATCCCCACCGTCACCGCGAAGGAGGCGGCGTTCGCGTCGCTCGTCGACGTCGACACCGCCCCGAACGCGATCGTGCGCGCCACGGGCCTCGGCTACCAGCGCGCCGCCGATCCGTCGGTGCTCGAGCCGCTCGTCGCGCCCTACTTCGAGGCGCTGCAGCGGATCTGGGAGACCCGGAGCTACGCCATCGCGGCGTCGGTGATCAACGGGCTCTACCCCGCGCCGCTCGCGAACACGGCGCTCCGCGACGCGACGCTCGCCTGGCTCGACAAGAACCCCGAGCCGCCGGCGCTGCGCCGCATCCTGATCGAGAACCTCGCCGGAGTCGAACGGGCACTGGCCGCGCAGGCCCGCGACGCCCGGTAG
- a CDS encoding mechanosensitive ion channel family protein, whose protein sequence is MTWDSFWSGVGTFLETWRIPLTILLILVVAVIGRLILLSLVRRLVDQVVRGVKRKQNVTDTQALQAQASPLAAVRVVQRTRTIGTVLTNVINVTVVVVAVVWIVTTIDPNILGSLALLTAALGAGLGFGAQNIVKDVLNGLFMVFEDQLGVGDVVDLGPATGVVERVGIRITTVRDVNGTLWFVRNGEILRVGNMSQGWSRVIIDLAVPYDSDLDAVQDRMLQVAVDMSESAKWRSRILERPEIWGLESISAEALVIRLVVKTRSTAKDDVARELRARLKSALDAMGITLPSLNTVVLSGFEEATSVRGAHPPKTMPVPAGGDAAAAGPSTTRAPRAPRGSRRPSKPGKGSSADTGGDAT, encoded by the coding sequence ATGACGTGGGACTCCTTCTGGAGCGGTGTCGGGACCTTCCTCGAGACCTGGCGCATCCCGCTGACGATCCTGCTGATCCTCGTGGTGGCGGTGATCGGTCGCCTCATCCTGCTCTCGCTCGTGCGTCGTCTGGTCGACCAGGTCGTCCGGGGCGTCAAGCGGAAGCAGAACGTCACCGACACGCAGGCGCTGCAGGCGCAGGCGTCGCCGCTCGCCGCGGTGCGGGTGGTGCAGCGCACGCGGACGATCGGGACGGTGCTCACCAACGTCATCAACGTGACGGTGGTGGTCGTCGCGGTCGTGTGGATCGTGACGACGATCGACCCCAACATCCTCGGGTCGCTCGCCCTGCTCACCGCCGCCCTCGGCGCCGGGCTCGGGTTCGGTGCGCAGAACATCGTGAAGGACGTGCTGAACGGTCTCTTCATGGTCTTCGAGGACCAGCTCGGGGTCGGCGACGTCGTCGACCTCGGGCCGGCCACCGGCGTCGTGGAGCGGGTCGGCATCCGCATCACCACGGTGCGCGACGTGAACGGCACCCTGTGGTTCGTCCGCAACGGCGAGATCCTGCGGGTGGGCAACATGTCGCAGGGCTGGTCCCGGGTCATCATCGACCTCGCCGTGCCCTACGACAGCGACCTCGACGCGGTGCAGGACCGGATGCTCCAGGTGGCCGTCGACATGTCGGAGAGCGCCAAGTGGCGCTCGCGCATCCTCGAGCGCCCGGAGATCTGGGGGCTGGAGTCGATCTCGGCGGAGGCCCTGGTGATCCGCCTGGTCGTGAAGACGAGGAGCACGGCGAAGGACGACGTGGCGCGGGAGCTGCGCGCCCGGTTGAAGAGCGCGCTCGACGCCATGGGCATCACGCTGCCGTCGCTCAACACGGTCGTGCTGTCGGGGTTCGAGGAGGCGACGAGCGTCCGGGGTGCCCATCCGCCGAAGACCATGCCCGTCCCGGCGGGCGGTGACGCGGCCGCCGCAGGCCCGTCGACGACCCGCGCGCCGCGCGCGCCGCGCGGGTCGCGACGGCCGTCCAAGCCCGGAAAGGGCAGCAGCGCAGACACCGGAGGCGATGCCACGTGA
- a CDS encoding globin, with protein MSDVPALPGRSFFDQVGGHETFERLVREFYRGVADDPVLAPMYPPDDMEGAITRLTMFLEQYWGGPGTYSEQRGHPRLRMRHMPFKVNPDARDRWLAHMRVAVDSLALPPLDEQMLWDYLERAAHAMVNTFEE; from the coding sequence GTGAGCGACGTCCCCGCCCTCCCCGGGCGATCGTTCTTCGACCAGGTCGGCGGACACGAGACGTTCGAGCGGCTCGTCCGCGAGTTCTATCGCGGCGTCGCCGACGACCCCGTCCTGGCGCCGATGTATCCGCCCGACGACATGGAGGGTGCGATCACGCGCCTGACGATGTTCCTCGAGCAGTACTGGGGCGGGCCGGGCACCTACAGCGAGCAGCGCGGGCATCCGCGTCTGCGCATGCGGCACATGCCGTTCAAGGTGAACCCGGATGCGCGCGACCGCTGGCTCGCGCACATGCGGGTCGCCGTCGACTCGCTGGCCCTGCCTCCGCTCGACGAGCAGATGCTCTGGGACTATCTCGAACGCGCCGCGCATGCCATGGTGAACACGTTCGAGGAGTGA
- a CDS encoding FAD-binding dehydrogenase has translation MGSTSSTDVVIVGAGLSGLVAACEALDAGRRVTIVDQEPRASLGGQAWWSFGGLFLVDSPEQRRMRVRDSLELARQDWFGSAGFDRPEDAWPRLWAEAYLDFAAGEKRAWLRSLGVSFFPVVGWAERGGGTARSHGNSVPRFHITWGTGPGIVEPFAEKALQAEREGRLKLRFRHRVDELVTADGTVVGVHGSVLAPSPVSRGEASSREVVDEFTLTAGAVVVASGGIGGDHDLVRRMWPPRLGTPPERMLSGVPAHVDGRMLGIASDAGAHLINGDRMWHYTEGIENHSPVWARHGIRILPGPSSLWLDATGRRLPVPLFPGFDTLATLEHILATGYDHSWFVLTQKIIEKEFALSGSEQNPDLTGRDLGLLAQRVRPGAPGPVEAFKDRGSDFVVADSLSELVKGMQALEPSGPLSAEAVVAEVEARDREMANDFTKDAQITALRGARKYLGDRLIRVASPHRLQDPAAGPLIAVRLRVLTRKTLGGIETDLTGQALSASGAPVPGLYAAGEASGFGGGGMHGYRSLEGTFLGGCLFSGRTAGRAAARSL, from the coding sequence ATGGGTTCGACCAGCTCGACCGATGTCGTGATCGTGGGCGCCGGCCTGTCCGGCCTCGTGGCGGCGTGCGAGGCGCTCGACGCCGGGCGCCGGGTCACGATCGTCGACCAGGAGCCCCGCGCCTCGCTCGGTGGCCAGGCGTGGTGGTCGTTCGGCGGTCTCTTCCTCGTCGACAGCCCGGAGCAGCGCCGCATGCGCGTGCGCGACTCGCTCGAGCTCGCTCGACAGGACTGGTTCGGATCGGCCGGCTTCGACCGCCCGGAGGATGCCTGGCCGCGACTGTGGGCGGAGGCGTACCTCGACTTCGCCGCGGGCGAGAAGCGAGCGTGGCTGAGGTCGCTCGGGGTGTCGTTCTTCCCCGTGGTCGGCTGGGCCGAGCGCGGGGGCGGGACCGCGCGCTCACACGGCAACTCGGTGCCGCGCTTCCACATCACGTGGGGCACCGGCCCGGGGATCGTCGAGCCCTTCGCCGAGAAGGCGCTCCAGGCCGAGCGGGAGGGCCGCCTGAAGCTGCGGTTCCGGCACCGCGTCGACGAGCTCGTGACCGCCGACGGCACGGTCGTGGGAGTGCACGGGTCCGTCCTCGCCCCGTCCCCCGTGTCGCGCGGCGAGGCGAGCTCGCGCGAGGTGGTCGACGAGTTCACCCTCACCGCGGGGGCGGTCGTGGTCGCGTCGGGTGGGATCGGCGGAGACCACGACCTGGTCCGGCGGATGTGGCCCCCGCGCCTCGGAACGCCGCCGGAGCGCATGCTGTCGGGTGTCCCCGCCCATGTCGACGGCCGGATGCTCGGCATCGCCTCCGATGCCGGCGCCCACCTCATCAACGGCGACCGGATGTGGCACTACACGGAGGGCATCGAGAACCACTCCCCCGTCTGGGCGCGGCACGGCATCCGCATCCTCCCCGGCCCGTCGTCGCTGTGGCTGGACGCGACCGGCCGCCGCCTCCCTGTGCCCCTCTTCCCCGGGTTCGACACGCTGGCCACGCTGGAGCACATCCTCGCCACCGGTTACGACCACAGCTGGTTCGTGCTCACCCAGAAGATCATCGAGAAGGAGTTCGCGCTCTCCGGCAGCGAGCAGAACCCCGACCTGACCGGCCGCGACCTCGGGCTCCTGGCCCAGCGGGTCCGTCCGGGCGCCCCCGGTCCCGTGGAGGCCTTCAAGGACCGCGGCAGCGACTTCGTCGTGGCCGACTCCCTGTCGGAGCTGGTGAAGGGCATGCAGGCGCTGGAGCCGTCCGGGCCCCTCTCGGCCGAGGCCGTCGTGGCGGAAGTGGAGGCGCGCGATCGGGAGATGGCGAACGACTTCACCAAGGATGCGCAGATCACCGCCCTGCGCGGGGCACGCAAGTACCTGGGCGACCGGCTCATCCGCGTGGCGTCACCGCACCGCCTCCAGGACCCGGCGGCCGGGCCGCTCATCGCCGTGCGACTGCGGGTGCTCACGCGGAAGACGCTCGGCGGCATCGAGACCGACCTCACGGGTCAGGCGCTGTCCGCCTCCGGGGCCCCCGTGCCGGGCCTCTACGCCGCGGGCGAGGCCAGCGGCTTCGGCGGCGGCGGCATGCACGGCTACCGCTCCCTCGAGGGCACCTTCCTCGGCGGCTGCCTCTTCTCGGGCCGCACCGCCGGCCGCGCCGCCGCCCGCTCCCTCTGA
- a CDS encoding metallopeptidase family protein, whose protein sequence is MIDLSAEEFEQLVADELDELPDDMLDGLDNVVFVVEDRPENGSLDLLGLYDGVAVTERGQYGFGEMPDRITLFREPLLSICDSVDELRDQVHVTLVHEIAHFYGIDDAKLHELGWG, encoded by the coding sequence ATGATCGACCTGAGTGCCGAGGAGTTCGAGCAGCTCGTCGCGGATGAGCTCGACGAGTTGCCCGACGACATGCTCGACGGCCTCGACAACGTCGTGTTCGTCGTCGAAGACCGCCCGGAGAACGGCTCTCTCGACCTCCTCGGTCTGTACGACGGCGTCGCCGTGACGGAGCGCGGCCAGTACGGGTTCGGTGAGATGCCCGATCGCATCACCCTGTTCCGCGAGCCGCTCCTGTCGATCTGCGACTCGGTCGACGAGCTGCGCGATCAGGTGCACGTGACCCTCGTCCACGAGATCGCCCACTTCTACGGCATCGACGACGCGAAGCTGCACGAGCTGGGCTGGGGGTGA
- the orn gene encoding oligoribonuclease, translating to MSSLSDRLVWIDCEMTGLDLEIDELVEVAVVVTDFDLNLVDPGFSIVIKPDASALENMGDFVRNMHETSGLAAEIPNGVSLADAEYQVLEYILKHVPAEQTAPLAGNTIGTDRSFLAKYMPRVDGHLHYRSIDVSSIKELSRRWFPRVYFNAPEKAGGHRALADILESIRELQYYRKAVFVAEPGPTSAELKDVAADVVREFSGHM from the coding sequence ATGAGTTCTCTGTCCGACCGTCTCGTCTGGATCGACTGCGAGATGACGGGACTCGATCTCGAGATCGACGAGCTCGTCGAGGTCGCGGTCGTCGTCACCGACTTCGACCTGAACCTCGTCGACCCCGGCTTCAGCATCGTCATCAAGCCCGACGCCTCCGCCCTGGAGAACATGGGCGACTTCGTGCGGAACATGCACGAGACGAGCGGGCTGGCGGCCGAGATCCCGAACGGCGTCAGCCTCGCCGACGCCGAGTACCAGGTGCTCGAGTACATCCTGAAGCACGTGCCGGCGGAGCAGACCGCGCCCCTGGCCGGGAACACGATCGGCACCGACCGGTCCTTCCTCGCGAAGTACATGCCCCGCGTCGACGGCCACCTGCACTACCGCAGCATCGACGTGTCGAGCATCAAGGAGCTGTCACGTCGCTGGTTCCCGCGGGTGTACTTCAACGCCCCGGAGAAGGCGGGCGGGCACCGGGCGCTGGCCGACATCCTCGAGTCGATCCGCGAGCTGCAGTACTACCGCAAGGCGGTCTTCGTCGCGGAGCCCGGACCGACCTCGGCCGAGCTCAAGGACGTCGCCGCGGACGTGGTGCGCGAATTCTCCGGTCACATGTAA
- a CDS encoding SCO4848 family membrane protein, with protein MIVTLAVLLFVNAAWNLVVWPQFLKRVNRDPRARDASGRPTRFLVVHAVLIGISLLLAVVSAIVGIVALVS; from the coding sequence GTGATCGTGACCCTCGCCGTCCTGCTGTTCGTGAACGCCGCGTGGAACCTCGTCGTCTGGCCCCAGTTCCTCAAGCGGGTCAACCGCGATCCGCGGGCCAGGGATGCCTCGGGCCGTCCTACCCGATTCCTCGTCGTGCACGCCGTGCTCATCGGCATCTCGCTGCTGCTCGCCGTGGTGTCGGCGATCGTGGGGATCGTCGCCCTCGTCTCCTGA
- the msrA gene encoding peptide-methionine (S)-S-oxide reductase MsrA codes for MHTFVLAGGCFWCLDAVYRTLRGVQDVVSGYTGGTVADPSYELVCTGTTGHAEAVAVTFDPEVIPDEVILDVFFTLHDPRQLNRQGDDVGTQYRSAMFYADDEQKALFEAARDRASELWDGGVVTTIEPLGEFYDAEDYHQDFFAKNPGQGYCMAVAVPKVNKVRKAYSSYIKAA; via the coding sequence ATGCACACCTTCGTTCTCGCCGGCGGCTGCTTCTGGTGTCTGGACGCCGTCTACCGAACCCTCCGCGGTGTCCAGGACGTCGTCTCCGGGTACACCGGCGGCACCGTGGCCGACCCCAGCTACGAGCTCGTCTGCACCGGGACGACCGGGCACGCCGAGGCCGTCGCCGTGACGTTCGACCCCGAGGTCATCCCGGACGAGGTCATCCTCGACGTCTTCTTCACCCTGCACGACCCGCGGCAGCTGAACCGTCAGGGCGACGACGTCGGAACGCAGTACCGGTCGGCGATGTTCTACGCCGACGACGAGCAGAAGGCCCTCTTCGAGGCGGCGCGCGACCGGGCGAGCGAGCTCTGGGACGGCGGCGTCGTCACGACCATCGAGCCGCTCGGGGAGTTCTACGACGCCGAGGACTACCACCAGGACTTCTTCGCCAAGAACCCCGGCCAGGGGTACTGCATGGCCGTCGCGGTGCCGAAGGTGAACAAGGTACGCAAGGCCTACTCGAGCTACATCAAGGCCGCCTGA
- a CDS encoding single-stranded DNA-binding protein: protein MNDTLTLTGVVATDPQARTTTSGIPMTSFRLASSQRRFDRAAGRWIDGDTNWYSVTAFRHLGTNAGRSLVKGDRVVVVGRLKIRRWEQAERSGSSVDLEADTIGHDLSWGTSVYSRVRPTSAEPASTAEESFPDALPDAGAEAFSAPPREQEPVPF from the coding sequence ATGAACGACACCCTGACCCTCACCGGGGTCGTGGCCACCGACCCCCAGGCCCGCACCACGACGAGCGGCATCCCCATGACGAGCTTCCGGCTCGCCTCGTCGCAGCGCCGCTTCGACAGGGCGGCCGGCCGCTGGATCGACGGCGACACCAACTGGTACTCGGTGACCGCGTTCCGCCACCTCGGTACGAACGCGGGCCGGTCGCTCGTGAAGGGCGACCGCGTGGTGGTCGTGGGCCGGCTGAAGATCCGTCGCTGGGAGCAGGCGGAGCGGTCCGGCAGCTCGGTCGACCTCGAGGCCGACACCATCGGCCACGACCTGTCCTGGGGCACCTCGGTCTACAGCCGCGTGCGCCCGACGTCGGCGGAGCCCGCCTCGACCGCCGAGGAGTCGTTCCCCGACGCTCTGCCCGACGCGGGGGCGGAGGCCTTCTCGGCCCCGCCGCGCGAGCAGGAGCCGGTGCCGTTCTGA
- a CDS encoding DUF6993 domain-containing protein produces MPILRSGEARTPTRSRLRIGAPLVLAAALGLALAGCTPEAAPSPTPTADVATPTATASAPPAAAVYDPNAGAEANKPVFDQTNQAVIAANPSAGGADFIIALRNAGFDGSAMQLTPDITTVGVKADSVQFSVRLSDGCLVGQYGLGSYESQVMPALGTGGCLIGQTRPIDF; encoded by the coding sequence ATGCCCATTCTCCGCAGCGGGGAGGCCCGTACGCCCACCAGGTCACGCCTGAGGATCGGGGCGCCCCTCGTCCTCGCCGCCGCCCTGGGCCTGGCGCTCGCCGGGTGCACGCCCGAGGCCGCCCCCTCGCCCACGCCGACCGCCGACGTCGCGACGCCCACGGCCACCGCGTCCGCACCGCCCGCGGCCGCCGTCTACGACCCGAACGCCGGCGCCGAGGCGAACAAGCCGGTCTTCGACCAGACGAACCAGGCGGTCATCGCGGCGAACCCGTCGGCGGGCGGCGCCGACTTCATCATCGCCCTGCGGAACGCCGGGTTCGACGGCAGCGCGATGCAGCTCACCCCCGACATCACCACCGTCGGCGTCAAGGCCGACTCGGTGCAGTTCTCGGTCCGGCTCTCCGACGGCTGCCTCGTGGGCCAGTACGGCCTGGGCAGCTACGAGAGCCAGGTCATGCCCGCGCTCGGCACGGGCGGGTGCCTGATCGGTCAGACCCGGCCGATAGACTTCTAG